The DNA region GGCGATGGGCGTCAACCCGCCCAGCCTTTATGCCGCGTTCGGCAGCAAGGCCGCTTTGTTCGACGAAGTGCTGGGTCGCTATGCACGCAACGGCCTGCCGCTGGGCACCCTGCTAACCCCGGGCGCGGAGCCCGTCGCGGCGCTGCATACATTGCTAACACTTGCCGCCCGCATCTATGCCGCCGATCCCCAGGCGGCGGGCTGCCTGGTGCTGGAAGGCGCGCGGGGCGCCGATGCCGAAGCGGCCGGTTGCGCCCGCACGTGGAAGGCGGGGAACATGGCGCAACTGCGAGCCTTCCTGGAGCCAAAGCATCCGCAGGTGGCGGAGCAGGTCGCGGATTATATGGGGGCGGTCATGTCCGGCATGTCCGCCGATGCACGCGCGGGCGCTTCGTCCGAGCGGCTGGTCGCCGTCGCCGACATGGCTGCGCTGGCGATCGCGGCGGTGCTGGCGCCCCGGTGATTGGCGGGCATCAATCGCACCCTTATTGCGGCCGATGCCCTTTGCGCCATTTGGTGAATAGGTGTCGGGCCAGCATCAGCGGCGGCATCCGCAGCCAGTGCGACCGCACGAAGAAGCCGAAGACCAGCGCCTTGCGCGTCTCACGCCCCCACCCGTCCCGCGCCAGCAGTCGCGCGATGAACAGGCGATCGGTCCAGCGCAGCGGGTCATCGACCGTGCCCACCGTGCCGTAGAGGCGATGCGACAAGCGCAATGCGCGCCGGACTGCATCAATCAACTGATGCCGGGCGGCAGCATCCAGTAAAGAAAGATGGAAATCTGCGTCCGCCTCCAGCCCCTCTTGATACAGGCAGTGAACATCCCAGAGATTGCGCAATCCCCCCTGCATATCGCCATCCGCCAGCATATGCGCGGCGGAATGGATGATGCGGTCCTGCGGCGACAGGATATATAATCCATTGGTTATAGGAATGGCGTCAGCGATCATCGCCGCTGCATCGGGCGTCGGGCGGGCGGTCAGCGGCAATATCGTATGATGCACATCGATCATCCGGTCGCGTTCGACATGGATCATCGGCGGCAGTTCATGCATCCACTGGCGGTAATAGGCGTCGTCATAGGGGTCTTCCTTGACCCATTCCCATCCCGCCGCGATCAGCGCGCGCTCCACCACCGGGATAGCGTCGCGCGGCACGAGAATGTCGAGATCACCGACGAAACGCCCCCGCCCGGCGCGCAGGTCCGCCGCTACATAGGCCGCACCCTTGAGCACCACCAGCTTGACGTCCGTCCCGCGCAAGGCATCGACCGCGCGATCGGCCTCCCATAGCGCCTGCTGGCCTTCCCGCGCGCTATCATGCCTGGCATCGTCCAGCACCGCCCTTGCCGCATCGGGTACCGCCACATCAGCCAGCCGCCAGGCCAGCGTGCCGATCAATCGCTCCGCCCGCGCGGCTGCGAGCAAGTGGTTCCAACCCGCCGCGTCAAGCCGGGCGACCGACGCAGGATCGCGCAGCGCCAACACCAGCAGCGCCGCGCTCATGCCAGTTGCTCCCACAATCGCTCGACCATCGCGATCGCATCGTCGCCCGACGGGAAGTCGATCGCGCGGGTCGGCACGGTCGTGACGAAGCGGGTCAGCGCGGTAAAGGCCGGTTCGCCGAGCGCCACATAATTGGTCGATGCCTGCGTCAGGCGCATGAAGATTTCGCCTTGCCCCAACGGCCGCACATCGGCGGCATGGCCGAAGCGGGGGAAGAGCAGCAGCGCGGGCATCCCGCCCTGCGCCATGCGCGCCACCGCGTCGGCACGCGGCACCATATGGCGGATGTCCCCCTTGGCCGTCGCTCGCAGCATCGGTCCCATCCGCGCTTCCCCCACGGTCTGCGCGACAACGTCGATCGCCTGATTCTTCAGGCTGACAAGCCGCGGAAACGGCAGGATCTCGCCGCTATCACAATCCAGCAGCGCAAACTCGTCGCCCATGAAGCGCCAGCCGCGCTCGCCCAGCAGCGCCGCCAGCGTCGATTTGCCCGACCCGGATTCGCCGGTCATGACCAAGACACGCCCATCCTTCTCCACGCTCGACGCATGGAGCAACAGGTGCCTGCGCCAGCCCAGCGCCATTTGCAGGTTCATGCCCATTTCCGCTGCCAGCAGGCCATGGGACAAACTCATCGGCGCGGCGTCGGCCAGGCCATGGTCGCCGGTGATGAAGATGGACGGGCGCACGAACCGCCGCATCAGGCTGGTGGGCTGCAGCCGCACCGTGAAATCGGCGATCGCCCCCTCGACATCGGGATAGGCCGCATAGAGCCGCGCCAGCGCCGCGATCGGCTGCGGCCAGGCGGAACCGATGCGGAAGGTCGCCGGGCCGATGCGCAGGGTGATCGCGTGCCTCATCCTGCGCGCACCAGCCCCAGCGCGACCAGCGCGTCGAGATGCGCGGCGATCTCCGCCATGGCATCGTCCACCGGTCCCAGATCATAGTCGCGCGCCAGCCGGTCGTGCATCATTTCCACGCTGACCGGTGCGCCATCGGCCATGCGGTCCAATATCTCCGGCACCGGGCTGATGACCATATGGGTCTGGCCCGACCTGTGGTGGTACAACAGGGTCAGATCGTCGAGGATACAGGCCGACACCGCGTCTGCCGCGTCCCGACGATAGGCTCTTGTCCCGTCCACATTGATGCCCCTGATTACTGTCTCACTCGCTGTAGCGCGAAAGACGTAGCCAAGAACCTAACGCATCAGGACAAGGCTGGCGACCGGGTCGATCGCCGGGTGGTTTCACCCGTCAGACTTTCGAACGCGCGCAGATAGCGGTCCAGCGCGCGCTCTACACTATGGTCTCGGATTGCGGCGGCCATCTGGGCGGGCGACGCGGGGTGACTCATCGCTCGGTCGATCGCGCGAGCGAACGCGCCAGCATCGCCCACCGGCACCACCGGCGGCTGCCCGGCGGCGGCCAGGAGCGGACGGATATTGGGCGTGCTGTCGGTCGCGACCACGCCCGCCCCGCAGGCCAGCGCCTCGATCAGGGTCGCGCACAGGCCTTCCCACAGCGACGGTTGTAGCAGCAGGTCGGCCTGGGCCATGAGCGCGGTCATTCGGGCCGGATCGCCGACATAGCCGACAAAATCGACCCGATGGGCGATACCCAGGGCGACACAGCGGCGTTCGAGGTTAGTTCTTAGTGGCCCCTGCCCTGCTATGGTCAATCGCCAGTCGCCATGAGGCAATAGCGCCAGCGCATCAAGCGCGGTCGCCTGATCCTTCTGCCGCGCCAGTCGCCCGACCATGAGGAAGCGCCACGGATCGCCGGGCCGACGCGGCGTCCGTGCGGCGCGCGCCTGCTCCATCGCCTGCGTCACGGTGGGCCGGGGCAGCAGCCGGACGTCGCCACTGCGCGCCAGCAATTCGCGGTCATGCTCGCCCATGACGATTGTCAGGTCGCTCAGCCGGGCGATGGCGCGAAAGCGCAACTGCCGTGCCGATGCGCTGATGCCGGTCTGGCCGGGCCGCACGATCGGGTTGGAAATACGGCCGACCGCCTTGGTCGTGGTGCCCAGCGTCGCCAGCGCGACCAGCATATTGCTCTGGTTACCGGCCGAATAGAGAATGTCGGGCCGATGCCGCCGCACCATCGCGGCCAGCGCCGGAAATTGCGCGATCATCGACAGGCGACGGATGCCCCGGGGCGCGGGCACGCAGCGCACGGTCATTGTGGGATCGATCAGGTGGGCGGTGGCGCCCTCCGTGCGCGCCATCCACAGTTCGACCGGCACGCCCTGACGGTGGAGATGGTTGGCAAGCAGGATGGCGACGCGGTCAAGCCCGCCGTCACCAGGCTGATACAGATAGACAGCCACCGAAAAAGCACGCGTCGTCGCGCGGGGGGACTGAACCATCACAAAGTCCTAGCCAGAAACCGAACCGTCCCAGGTTCGACGCCGTCAACGCCTATAAGCCGTATTCGTTCAGATCAAGACCAAGAAAGGACGGATTCAGCGCGGCATTTGCAGCGAGGCGTAGCAGGTAAAGCCGCTCGTTCCCCGCTGGAGGCGGCGGATATAGTTGAGATAGGCTTGATTCTGCTCATAGCCGGTGCCCGGCAACGGGCGGCCGCGCAGCGCCTGCTTCACCTGTTCGCCGGTGAAGCTGCGACCGGTGCCGGGATAGGCGCCGGGCGTACCGGCCGGGACGAGCTGACCATTGGGGGCGATGAAATTGCCCGCCCTGCCCTGATCGGGAACCGGGATCGTACAATTGAGCACCGACGCTGCGGTGTTGGCGAGCGCGGGGCGGATCGACACGATCGCCGATGCGGCGGCCGCGCCGCCCATCAGCAATTGGCGACGCGATGGCACAGCCAGTGAGGGCGCGTCATCATGGGCTTCTGGGCCATCCTGGTCGGGCTTCGGGTCGCTCATATCGTCTGATCCGCTCGTCGCACTTGCCAAAGCGTAAAGATTGCACGCTATTAGACATAGCCATCGCAGCAATTGCGCGACAAATCCAGCGCGGTAACCATGAATTGACTGACAATATCCCAGATTACGGCGTCCCTTGCCATGTTGTTGCTTGGCACGGGCGGCGCGTTATTGCTGGGCGCATCGCCCATCACCATCGCCCTGCCGATTCTGGCGGGACTGATCGTCCTGTTGATCTGCGCCCAGGGCGTCGCCGCGCGGCAACCAGCCAAATCCGCCGTTCCGGATACACCCGATCTGGTCGGCCACCCCGATTTCGCCAGCTTGCTGGAGGGGATTTCCGATCCGCTGATGCTGGTAGAACGCAGCCGCATCGTGCGTGCGAATCGTGCGGCGCAGCGGTTGCTCGGCACGCATATCGAGGGGGAGGACGCGCGCATGGCGATCCGCCACCCCGCCGCCGCCGAACGGCTGGCGAGCAGCGCGCCGATGGCGGAACCGGTGATGGTGGAACTGGTCGGCCTGGGCAGTCGCGACCAGCGCTGGCAAATGCGGATCGCGCCGATCGGCCAGGTCGCCGATATGCGGCGGCTGGTCCATCTGGTCGATCATAGCGGCACCCATGCGGCCGAACGGATGCGCGTCGATTTCGTCGCCAATGCCAGCCATGAACTGCGCACGCCGCTGGCCGGGATATTGGGCTTCATCGAAACGCTGGCCGACCCGGAACTGGGTAAGGACACCGAAACCCGCCAGCAATTCCTGAAGATCATGGACGGCGAAGCGCGGCGGATGCAGCGGTTGATCGACGACCTCATATCGCTGTCCCGGATCGAAGCGGAGAAATACCGCGCGCCCGATGCGCTGGTGGACCTGTCCGAACTGGCGGCCGAAGTCGTCGGCGTCTTCCGCTCCAGCCATGGCGACCGGGGGCGCGAGGTGGAGATGGAGATCGCGCCGCAGTTGCCCAGCGTGCAGGGCGACCGGGCGCAGCTTTCGCAGTTGCTGCACAACCTCATCGGCAATTCGATCAAATATGGCCGCCCCGGTACGCCGATTCGCGTCACGCTGACCGAGGGGCCCAGCAGCATGACGCGCCTGACCGTCGCCGATGAAGGCGAAGGCATCGGTCCCGATCATTTGCCGCGCCTGACCGAGCGTTTCTATCGCGTCAATTCGGGGCGCAGCCGGGCGATGGGCGGAACGGGGCTTGGCCTCGCCATCGTCAAGCACATCGTGGAGCGGCATCGTGGGCGGTTCGATATCGCCAGCACATTGGGAAAAGGCACGACTATCACCGTGCTGCTACCGCCGCCGATGGAGGACGTACCAAATAAAAGCGACGAGAAAAGGCGGCCTTCGGCGCTTTCGGGGACGATGTCATGAAAATGAAACCTGACTGTCACAAAGGCGCGATGGTCCGCGACTAGGGCGCTTCCCAAGGGGGCGGCGACAAGCGAATCGCGGCTCTGTTGTTTGGAGGTTCCCGTGAAGACATTCGCCCTGCTCGCCGTGACGACCGTAAGCGTTCTCAGCCTTGCCGCATGCGGCGACCAGTCCGGCGGCGGTGGCGCAGGCCAGACGCGCGACCAGATCCGCGCCGTCGGTTCGTCCACCGTCTATCCCTTCGCCACGGCGGTCGCCGAACTGTTCGTGCAGGGCAATGCCGGCATGAAGTCGCCGATCATCGAATTGACCGGCACCGGCGGCGGCATGAAGCTGTTCTGCGCAGGCGTCGGCGCGCAATTCCCCGACATCGAAAATGCGTCGCGCCGGATCAAGAAGTCCGAATATGAGCAGTGCCAGACCAATGGCGTCAAGGACATCATCGAAATCCAGGTCGGCGTAGACGGCCTGGCCTTTGCCGAATCCAAAAAAGGCCCGGGCCTGAAACTAACCCCCAAGATCGTCTATGAAGCGCTGGCCGCCAATCCCTATGGCAAGGGTCCGAACAAGGCCCAGACTTGGAAGGATGTGGACCCCAGCCTGCCCGCCATCGCCATCTCGGTCTTCGGTCCGCCGTCCACCAGCGGTACGCGCGATTCGCTGGCCGAACTGATCTTGGAAAAGGGCTGCCAGTCCGATCCGGCGATGAAGGCGCTCAAGGAAAAGAACGAAGACGAATATAAGGCGACCTGCACCCGCATCCGCGAAGACGGCAAATATGTCGACTCGGGTGAGAACGACAATCTGATCGTGCAGAAGCTGGGCGCGAACCCCAATGCGGTCGGCATATTCGGCTACAGCTTCCTGGAAGAAAATAAGGACACGTTGAACGACGTGCCGATCAACGGTATTCAGGCGACTTACGAAACCGTGTCGACCGGCCAGTATCCCGGCGCCCGTCCGCTCTACATCTATGTGAAGAAGGCGCATATCGCGGCCATTCCGGGGCTTCAGGGCTTCCTGAACGCCTTCGCCGCCAACTGGAACCCCGACGGCGCGCTGACCAAGCGCGGCATGGTCGCGGCGCCGGAAGATGTGCGCAAGAAGAGCGCCGAGATCGTCAAGGCGCTCACCGTCCTCGACGGTTCGCAGCTGAAGTAAGGGCGCCATGACCGGTCCTGCAATCCTCCTGCTGCTGGCGGGCCTGGGCGCGATCGCCTGGGTCAGCGCCCGCGCCCGCGCGCTGCGGCTGCAAACCGCGGCGCGGGCGACCGGGCGGCGTGACGCCGTCCATTCGCTGCCCGGCTATCATGGCTGGTACGTGGCGCTGTGGACTTTGGTCCCCGCCATCCTGTTCCTGGTGGTCTGGTCCAATGTCGCGCCGGGGCTGGTCACGCAAAGCGTGCTGGCAGACCCGGCCGCCCAAAGCCTGCCCGCCGACGCCTTCTCACGCTCCGCCATATTGGGCGAGGCAAGGGCGATCGCCAGCGGCAGTCAGGCAGGCGCGTTCAATCCGCTGTCGCAGGCGCTGGTCGAACCCTATCGCACGGCGCTCGATACATATGGCATTGCAGGCGCGGTGCTGGCGCTGGTGCTGGCCTTTGCGGGTGGCGCCTATGCCTTCACCCGCGTCCGCCCCGATTTCCGGGCGCGCACGCGGGTCGAGCGGCTGGT from Sphingobium sp. HWE2-09 includes:
- a CDS encoding TetR/AcrR family transcriptional regulator, which translates into the protein MTVKEKPKGRGRPRAFDRDAALDQARALFHAHGYDGVGVAALAQAMGVNPPSLYAAFGSKAALFDEVLGRYARNGLPLGTLLTPGAEPVAALHTLLTLAARIYAADPQAAGCLVLEGARGADAEAAGCARTWKAGNMAQLRAFLEPKHPQVAEQVADYMGAVMSGMSADARAGASSERLVAVADMAALAIAAVLAPR
- a CDS encoding nucleotidyltransferase domain-containing protein, yielding MSAALLVLALRDPASVARLDAAGWNHLLAAARAERLIGTLAWRLADVAVPDAARAVLDDARHDSAREGQQALWEADRAVDALRGTDVKLVVLKGAAYVAADLRAGRGRFVGDLDILVPRDAIPVVERALIAAGWEWVKEDPYDDAYYRQWMHELPPMIHVERDRMIDVHHTILPLTARPTPDAAAMIADAIPITNGLYILSPQDRIIHSAAHMLADGDMQGGLRNLWDVHCLYQEGLEADADFHLSLLDAAARHQLIDAVRRALRLSHRLYGTVGTVDDPLRWTDRLFIARLLARDGWGRETRKALVFGFFVRSHWLRMPPLMLARHLFTKWRKGHRPQ
- a CDS encoding HprK-related kinase A yields the protein MRHAITLRIGPATFRIGSAWPQPIAALARLYAAYPDVEGAIADFTVRLQPTSLMRRFVRPSIFITGDHGLADAAPMSLSHGLLAAEMGMNLQMALGWRRHLLLHASSVEKDGRVLVMTGESGSGKSTLAALLGERGWRFMGDEFALLDCDSGEILPFPRLVSLKNQAIDVVAQTVGEARMGPMLRATAKGDIRHMVPRADAVARMAQGGMPALLLFPRFGHAADVRPLGQGEIFMRLTQASTNYVALGEPAFTALTRFVTTVPTRAIDFPSGDDAIAMVERLWEQLA
- a CDS encoding HPr-rel-A system PqqD family peptide chaperone, with the protein product MDGTRAYRRDAADAVSACILDDLTLLYHHRSGQTHMVISPVPEILDRMADGAPVSVEMMHDRLARDYDLGPVDDAMAEIAAHLDALVALGLVRAG
- a CDS encoding glycosyltransferase — its product is MVQSPRATTRAFSVAVYLYQPGDGGLDRVAILLANHLHRQGVPVELWMARTEGATAHLIDPTMTVRCVPAPRGIRRLSMIAQFPALAAMVRRHRPDILYSAGNQSNMLVALATLGTTTKAVGRISNPIVRPGQTGISASARQLRFRAIARLSDLTIVMGEHDRELLARSGDVRLLPRPTVTQAMEQARAARTPRRPGDPWRFLMVGRLARQKDQATALDALALLPHGDWRLTIAGQGPLRTNLERRCVALGIAHRVDFVGYVGDPARMTALMAQADLLLQPSLWEGLCATLIEALACGAGVVATDSTPNIRPLLAAAGQPPVVPVGDAGAFARAIDRAMSHPASPAQMAAAIRDHSVERALDRYLRAFESLTGETTRRSTRSPALS
- a CDS encoding ATP-binding protein → MLLLGTGGALLLGASPITIALPILAGLIVLLICAQGVAARQPAKSAVPDTPDLVGHPDFASLLEGISDPLMLVERSRIVRANRAAQRLLGTHIEGEDARMAIRHPAAAERLASSAPMAEPVMVELVGLGSRDQRWQMRIAPIGQVADMRRLVHLVDHSGTHAAERMRVDFVANASHELRTPLAGILGFIETLADPELGKDTETRQQFLKIMDGEARRMQRLIDDLISLSRIEAEKYRAPDALVDLSELAAEVVGVFRSSHGDRGREVEMEIAPQLPSVQGDRAQLSQLLHNLIGNSIKYGRPGTPIRVTLTEGPSSMTRLTVADEGEGIGPDHLPRLTERFYRVNSGRSRAMGGTGLGLAIVKHIVERHRGRFDIASTLGKGTTITVLLPPPMEDVPNKSDEKRRPSALSGTMS
- a CDS encoding substrate-binding domain-containing protein, with the translated sequence MKTFALLAVTTVSVLSLAACGDQSGGGGAGQTRDQIRAVGSSTVYPFATAVAELFVQGNAGMKSPIIELTGTGGGMKLFCAGVGAQFPDIENASRRIKKSEYEQCQTNGVKDIIEIQVGVDGLAFAESKKGPGLKLTPKIVYEALAANPYGKGPNKAQTWKDVDPSLPAIAISVFGPPSTSGTRDSLAELILEKGCQSDPAMKALKEKNEDEYKATCTRIREDGKYVDSGENDNLIVQKLGANPNAVGIFGYSFLEENKDTLNDVPINGIQATYETVSTGQYPGARPLYIYVKKAHIAAIPGLQGFLNAFAANWNPDGALTKRGMVAAPEDVRKKSAEIVKALTVLDGSQLK